Proteins encoded by one window of Nocardia goodfellowii:
- the leuC gene encoding 3-isopropylmalate dehydratase large subunit, translated as MADRPRTLAEKVWEQHVVAHGEGEGAAREPDLIYIDLHLVHEVTSPQAFDGLRAAGRPVRRPDLTIATEDHNVPTIDIDKPITDPISRIQVETLRRNCAEFGVRLHPMGDLDQGIVHVVGPQLGLTQPGMTVVCGDSHTSTHGAFGALAMGIGTSEVEHVLATQTLSLRPFKTMAITVDGRLQPGVTSKDLILAVIAEIGTGGGQGYVLEYRGEAIRAMSMEARMTICNMSIEAGARAGMIAPDEITYEFLKGRPHAPQGADWDAAVAAWESLKTDEGAVFDHEVHIDANALTPFVTWGTNPGQGAPLGAAVPNPADFADESARDAAEKALRYMDLEPGTPLRDVSVDTVFVGSCTNGRIEDLRAVASILAGRKVADGVRMLVVPGSMRVRAQAEKEGLGEIFTAAGAEWRQAGCSMCLGMNPDQLDPGQRCASTSNRNFEGRQGKGGRTHLVSPLVAAATAVRGTLSSPADLS; from the coding sequence ATGGCCGACCGCCCACGCACACTGGCCGAAAAGGTGTGGGAACAGCACGTCGTTGCCCACGGTGAAGGCGAAGGCGCCGCCCGCGAGCCCGATTTGATCTATATCGATCTGCATCTGGTGCACGAGGTGACCAGCCCGCAGGCCTTCGACGGCCTGCGCGCCGCGGGACGCCCGGTGCGCCGCCCCGACCTCACCATCGCCACCGAGGACCACAACGTCCCCACCATCGATATCGACAAGCCGATCACGGATCCGATTTCGCGCATCCAGGTGGAAACGCTGCGCCGCAATTGCGCGGAATTCGGTGTGCGGTTGCACCCGATGGGCGATCTCGATCAGGGCATCGTGCACGTGGTCGGCCCGCAGTTGGGCCTGACCCAGCCGGGGATGACCGTGGTCTGCGGTGACAGCCACACCTCCACGCACGGCGCGTTCGGCGCGCTGGCCATGGGTATCGGCACCTCCGAGGTGGAGCATGTGCTTGCCACCCAGACGCTCTCGCTGCGCCCGTTCAAGACCATGGCCATCACCGTGGACGGCCGGTTGCAGCCCGGCGTCACCAGCAAAGACCTGATCCTGGCCGTCATCGCCGAAATCGGCACCGGCGGCGGGCAGGGCTATGTGCTGGAGTATCGCGGCGAGGCCATTCGCGCCATGTCGATGGAAGCCCGAATGACGATCTGCAACATGTCGATCGAAGCGGGTGCGCGGGCGGGCATGATCGCGCCGGACGAAATCACCTATGAATTCCTGAAGGGTCGCCCGCACGCGCCGCAGGGTGCCGACTGGGATGCCGCCGTGGCCGCCTGGGAGTCGCTGAAGACCGACGAGGGCGCCGTTTTCGATCATGAGGTGCACATCGACGCGAACGCCTTGACCCCGTTCGTCACCTGGGGCACCAACCCGGGTCAGGGTGCGCCGCTGGGCGCCGCGGTGCCGAATCCGGCCGACTTCGCCGACGAATCCGCGCGTGACGCGGCGGAGAAAGCTCTGCGGTACATGGATTTGGAGCCGGGTACTCCGCTTCGGGATGTCTCGGTCGACACCGTATTCGTGGGTTCGTGCACCAACGGGCGGATCGAGGATTTGCGGGCGGTCGCCAGCATTTTGGCGGGCCGCAAGGTCGCCGACGGTGTCCGAATGCTTGTCGTACCGGGGTCTATGCGGGTGCGCGCGCAGGCGGAAAAAGAAGGATTGGGCGAGATTTTCACCGCCGCGGGAGCGGAATGGCGGCAGGCGGGCTGCTCGATGTGCTTGGGAATGAACCCTGATCAGCTGGATCCGGGTCAGCGCTGTGCTTCCACGTCCAATCGCAACTTCGAGGGCCGACAGGGCAAAGGTGGCCGTACGCACCTGGTTTCCCCGCTCGTGGCGGCCGCGACGGCGGTCCGCGGGACGCTGTCCTCGCCTGCCGATCTGAGCTGA
- the leuD gene encoding 3-isopropylmalate dehydratase small subunit — protein sequence MEAFTVHKGTGVPLRRSNVDTDQIIPAVYLKRVTRTGFEDGLFAAWRSDPDFILNAEPYKHGSVLVAGPDFGTGSSREHAVWALSDYGFRVVISSRFADIFRGNAGKGGLLAAQMSQNDVEMLWKLIEEQPGLELVVDLQSRTVTAGTVVLPFDIDDYTRWRLLEGLDDIGLTLRRSDVITEFEKARPAWKPVTLPARISQA from the coding sequence ATGGAAGCCTTCACCGTCCACAAGGGCACCGGGGTGCCGCTGCGCCGGTCGAATGTCGATACCGATCAGATCATCCCGGCCGTCTACCTGAAGCGCGTGACTCGCACCGGATTCGAGGACGGGCTGTTCGCGGCATGGCGATCGGATCCGGACTTCATTCTCAACGCCGAGCCTTACAAACACGGCAGTGTGCTGGTCGCCGGTCCGGATTTCGGCACCGGTTCCTCGCGTGAGCACGCCGTGTGGGCGCTGTCGGACTACGGCTTTCGAGTCGTGATCTCGTCGCGCTTCGCGGACATCTTCCGCGGCAATGCCGGTAAGGGCGGGCTACTGGCCGCGCAGATGTCACAGAATGATGTCGAAATGCTCTGGAAGTTGATCGAGGAACAGCCCGGCCTGGAATTGGTTGTAGACCTCCAATCCCGCACCGTAACGGCTGGAACGGTCGTGTTGCCGTTCGATATTGATGACTACACGCGGTGGCGTCTGCTCGAAGGGTTGGACGACATCGGGCTGACGCTACGGCGTAGCGACGTCATCACCGAGTTCGAAAAGGCAAGGCCGGCTTGGAAGCCCGTCACGCTCCCGGCACGTATTTCGCAGGCGTAA